AGATCATATGATGAATTGCAGAACAATTAGCTGCCGATATCTCAATGTTTTACTGGTTCGTGAAACAACGCCCACACATGCTCACGACATTCACGCAAGGGTTTATGTTGAACATGTCTTTCCAATCATGCCGTCATCCCAGCTTTTTGATATATCCCATCTATGACAACTCCTATAAAATGCATTTCGTTCTACAGGGCGACCAGCCCCGTTGTGTTTCGTTTTCCATAGTCTAGTTCAAAACAATCATAACCTTCTTTCAAAACGTCTCTTCTTTTGCTGTGAAAGCATTTAGTCGTCAGCGAAAGCCTCAGCTCGGGCCTCGACGCTCTTCTGCGACTCATCCTTGGAGGGCCGGTTGGCAATGAGGCGCTGACTGGTCAGTACCACAGACTCTGTCGTATAGTGGAGGGCACTTACAACCAAGTTTCTCAAGAGGATAGCAATGGTAACCTTGCCGACGGATGGCACGTAGATCGAGGCCTTCTCCTTAATGGCGGGACCATCAAAGTTTCTGTAcgaggagaagttgatgcaGACAGCACCATCGCGGATGAGCTCGGTGGGTACCTTGAAAGACTCGACGGGAACTCCTCCGATGACAACGTCACTGAGGGGAAGGCAGTCCTCGAGCTTCCAgccctccttgtcctcgaccTGATGGCGGGCCTTCTTGATGCCCTCTCCACGGGTGAAGATTTGGACACCAGTGACATCGACAGAGTAAACGGTGGCGCCGTCGTTGGCGAGGAGGGCAGCAAGAGGTCGGCCGTTGACCTCGGATCTGTTAATGACGGTGATAGTCTTTCCGAAAAGTCGGTTCCCGGAAGCTAGGATGGGGTTGTAGATCTGCAAGTactcaaggatcttgacaacAGCGAGAGGAGTGCAAGGAAGGATGGACTTCTTGCGGTTCTCAGGAGGGTCAATGAAGCGAATGTTGTGGTACATGTTGTGGATGTGCTTGTGTCGAAGACCCTCAACGTCCTTTCCAAGGTCAACCGACTCCTGGATGTACTTGTCGTGAGATGGGTTGTTGGGGAAGATAGGGTAGTAGACAATCATGccgtcgacatcatcgtcttcattGGCCTTCatgatctcctcctcgagaagctccttgTCCACAGTTCGGAGGTCAAAGTTGAATCCGCTATGTTTTGCATTAGCGCCAGGTCGAGGGGCAAGCATCATCCGATAGACTGGGCGATATTCAAGCCACACAGAGGAATATCTCACTTCTCTTCACAAGTCTTCTTGGACCACTCAGCGTACTTTACGGCAGCGGGATCACCGTTGGCGAGGAAAGCAGCCAGTGTGGGAGTGCAAGGGTTCTCGCCTTGGATCTTGGCCAATGTGTCCTTGACCTCACCAAGGTAACCCTTGGCGATAGTCTCAGCCGTAATGACCTTGCAGGTCTTGGGGACAGTTGAGGTAGCCATTGCAAAGGTTCTCAGACTGCGGAAGCAGGCTGTTATCTGAGATCTCATAGTCAGTCACATGTATTGCTTCTCAGTCTTGTATCTTCTCTCCTGTTCTCTTCTCATGTGAAGTGTTTCCAAGGTGAACAAACACACCGAGAAGATCCCCACACTAATCTGGCTATGAGCTGTACTACCAGCATTTTTTGGGATGAGGGGGGAAGAAGCATGATGCCGTCACAGGAGCCTTTAGCACGTGATGAAGTGCCCAAGACGTTCCAGAAAGGTCACATACCTCAAGGAAAATGGGTTGATTCAACTTTGACCAGAAGCtggaagtttgaggagaaagaagaataaaTTAATCACAAGCAATTGTTCCCCCaccaaagaaaacaaaacTCCGAGTGACCATGGAGGGGCATCTTTGGAGGGAAAATGTTTGCGCAAAAAAATTCAGACCCTTCAGCCACCCAGTCAGAGTCGAGCATTTACAGTGCCCCTCTTACTGTATAAGGCTTAGCGGGATAGTGCTCTAGCAGTGAAAATTACAGCGGAATGCTCTAGAGATTCAAGATTTTCGAGGTTATCTTGATACTAGAAAATCCTGATCAAAAGACTGGGCTTAAGTCGAAGGGACAGAGTAAAATGTACTGCATTGACATACATTGGAGTTATGTCGCGGAAACTAAGTAATTATTCATATTCGAGTTCAAGATTCTagcttctgcctctgccgATTTCGGCGCTTGTTTAAACGCTCAAGGAGTTCCACTTACAACCTCGACGTTTTCAACAATAGGAACCAATTATCGTCGGGCTAACGTTGACAGCCTCGGGTTCACTGCTTccagaaaaaaaaaagaagagcaagaattGACAGCAGAAACCCGCTGAGATATGTGTTGGCTTTTGGACGTCCAAGCGGATGGCACAGAAAGTTCCAAGTCTCAGATCCCTGAACCCAATATTGCTTTCCAGCGCTTTTAGTGGTCGCGCAGAGACGCCCGGTGGCTGTATGGCTTTCGATAGTTGCTGAGTTACTCCGGGCTTGGGGGAAATTCGAGGTCTTTTTGTACTGCGCTGAGCATTCCACAGAGATTTAGAGAAGCTGGTGAACGGGCGCAGTAGCAAGTGCTTATGTGCCTTTTTAAGGTTCTTGCGATGAGTGAGAAGCACGGTGTTAATCACCGATTATGATAGCCTGCTATCAGCGACGGTGCCATGGAACAGCCTATCTACAGCATGAAGATTCAGGGAGATCAAAGAGTCTTCTGGACCATTCAAAGGCCCTCAAAAGGTTATTTCTCGTGAACAGTCAGTCCCCTGGTGTTGTACTACTAGACTGCGCAGAACCGACGATCCGGAGACCCCAAATCTTGACACGACACCACCGCATCAGAACGCCCGCGAAAAGATAGGATACAGTAATAATATAATTCCCTAGCGCCTTGCCGTATCTGGTACGATGCTTTTGAGCTTTGGCCCAGGAATCAGGTCGTTTCCGAGTTCGAACCATTTTCTTATCTCCGTTGGTTCCAGAGCCTGTTCTCCCTTTATCGCTAATAAGACTCCAATCTACATGCTATATATATGGCACTACCCCGCCACCTTTTGCCTCCGCGGAGATTCACATTTCAACGCTCCAAACACCACCACGGCCTTATCTCTCAACCGACTGGGTGCTAGTCAATGCCCCTAGACAAAAGCCACCCTACAGCGGCTCAGGGATCGCAGTAGCCTTGTCCCTTATCGCGGCTCTTGTCTGATCGCCCTGCTGCAGCCCGTCACACCTGGCACACCTGGCACCCCTGACCAATGGCATGTTGGATATTTGACCACGGACGACCAGCTTATCATAGGTGAGCAGCTTGGCTTGCAGCTAGGAGCTCACCAGGCTAGTGCGTCGTAGTAGCTTCGGTACATGGCCACCAGCCTGAACGcctggtgatgctgttgcaGGCCTTATCTcgccatgccatgccatgcccaCGCGAGGACGCGTCTTGTCTGCCGGTCTGCATTCTCTGAGGCAGAACATGGAAACCCAAGTCAAAAAGCACATGCAAATACCTGCCATTCGTCTGAATCGTTATCTCTGTCGGTTAATGCAATTCCGAAAATTGGCAGCCCTTTCTCGCCCGCTTGACTGATTACGCCTCGACACTTTAAGGTTATCTATCCAGGAGCTGTCAGGGGCTCATGGCATGTTTTTCTAAAACACCAACACATTTTTCGGATACTTCACATTAAAAAAAACCCTCTGAATATATAATTGCAGAGCAAGTGTTCCGCCAAGAACGATCGTTACCGTTGGGAGGCTCCCACGTTATCAACTTATCGGCCACTGAGACTCTGTAACACTGCATTTCAACGGGCCGCTCTTAGCCCCCGTAATCAGCCCAGTTCTTATCGGATTAACGAGAAATCGTTTGCAGAAATCTGGTTTAAGCATCTCCGGGCCTCCGGATTATCACTGGCTTGTTCACTCACACAGTCTCATTGAGACAGCAAAGCCAGATAGACCTCTTATCGACTTGAATTTCCACAAAAAGGATCTAGGAAATCCGGAGATACAGTTTTCGGTATTCTTGTCAATCTGGGGTCGTGGAGTATAAGGTATTCTCATTCTATATATCTTCTAAGCATTGTCCATTTCCAAAAAAGATATTCACCAAGCTCAGCATCGACAAGCAACTCAGAGACAAAGGGAAGCCTCTTAGCTCTCACAAATTCTTTCATCCGTTCTCAAGAGAGCCAAATTAGTTGTCTTGacatttctcaatctcatcgatTAGCTTGTTCAATATGGGTTTTCAAATCGCCCACCTGTGGAAGGCCCCTGAGGTCAACCCCATCAGCCGAAAAGCACGAAGTGTGCCTATGCTCAACCCCATCGACATCTATGGCCGAGTATTCTCTTTCTCATGGCTCGGTTTCATGCTTGCTTTCTGGGCATGGTGAGTTGAAAAAACCaaatgttgatgatgtgataATCTGACTGAGATTCACAGGTACACCTTTCCACCCCTATTGACGGTCACTAtcaaacaagatcttcatcttaCACCGGCTCAAATCGCAAACTCCAACATCGTATCTCTATCTGCTACTTTCTTCCTTCGATTCTTGACCGGCCCTCTGTGTGATTTGTATGGACCTCGACGTGTATTCGCCTACTTGATCCTCCTCGGCTGTTTCCCCATTGGCCTCGCACCGCTTGTCAACAGCGCCACCGGCTTATATATCTCTCGGTTCTTTATTGGCATTCTCGGTGCAACATTTGTGCCTTGCCAGGTTTGGTGCACCGGTTTCTTCGATAAGAATGTCGTCGGCACTGCCAACGCCCTTGCTGGTGGTTGGGGTAATGCAGGTGGTGGAATGTAAGTGAACATCCTCTCATGACACTTAAAGCCTTTTGATACGTAAGAATTGTCAAAGAACGATTCTGACTTCCTGAATAGCACTTACTTCATCATGCCTGCCGTCTTCGACTCACTAGTAGCTCATCAAGGCATGTCCCCTTCCAAGGCATGGAGGGTTACCTTCATTGTCCCCTTGATCTGCCTGATCGTCTGCGGTCTTGGAATGCTATTCCTATGCCCCGACAGCCCTATGGGATCGTGGGAGGATCAAGCTATGCTCGTCAGGAAGAACATGGAGGCTCATGGAATGTCTAGCTCTGGTGACGTTACCCCCATTGGTACAGTTGACCGCTGCGGttcagatgaggagaagaacccCGGTGAGGCGAGAGATGTCAAGGTTGGCGACCACGAGCACCCTATCTCGCGCAACGAGGCCATTGAGTTCGCCCGAGGCGAGGTCATTGTCAAACCAACTCTTCGTGAAGCCCTCCATGTCTGCTACTCTCCCCAGACCATCTTCCACGTGGCGACCTATGCATGCTCCTTCGGTGGCGAGCTTGCTATCAACGCCATCCTGAGCTCCtacttcaagaagaacttcCCCCACCTCGACCAGACCAAGGCCAGTAACTACGCCGCTATCTTTGGtttcctcaacttcctcaaccGACCTCTTGGTGGAGTCATTGCCGATATCATCTACAACAAGTGTGGACGCAACCTCTGGCTCAAGAAGGCCTGGATCGTCGCTTGCGGTGTGCTGACTGGAGCTCTTCTCATTGTCATCGGAAAGGTCAACCCCTCTGAAGCCAATGGTGGTGATATTGGTACTTTGGTTGGCCTCATCGTGGTCATGGCCATCTTTATCGAGGCTGGCAATGGTGCCAACTTTGCTCTTGTACCTCACGTTCACCCCTCTGCCAACGGTATTCTCTCAGGCCTGACCGGTGGCGGTGGTAACATTGGTGGTATCATGTTCGCTGTTGTCTTCCGCTTCATGCACGGTGGTAATGACTACGCCATGGGTCTCTGGGTCATTGGCATTATTACCATTGCGTTGAACTTGGCGGTTTGCTGGATCCCTCCTCTGCCCAAGGGCCAGATTGGTGGCCACTAGGTGCAGGGTTGCAGTATTGGAAAAGTGAAAAATATAAATGGAATAAACGAGTGTTTTATGAGCTTGTTAGCTGGTTTAAATGGCGAGCGGGCGCGCACTGGAATTGGTCACGATCTGGGAATGGTTAAACTATCGTTGGGATAGAAGGAATTGGTAGGGAACAGCTAGGATATCTCGCCGCATCAGGCTCGATGCGAGATTATTTCATGAATATTATTGGATTATTATTAAACAAGTTTCCTCGAAGTAGTGCGTTTTTGATGTGCTTCTTATCATGCTTAGAGCGAAGTGACACATATTCAATGAGTTCAACTTCCCATTATTCTCATTAAGCTGTACACCGTGATCCATCATGATTCTtatgatggtcttgatatcaccTGTGACCCTCATTTGACAGCCGCTGATCCATTGATCTCATCTGTACCCAAGACCAAATGACGTGCGCAATGAGACATTTGATGGTCCTGTCGATCAGAAGCCACAAACGCCGCGCCCGTTTgacagagagacaagaggcGAGCTATAGTTGCACAGCGTGGAAAACGGACTTTTTTATGTCTCCATTGAGAAGTTGTGAGACGGGACACGGATATGAGACCTGCGTACGCAATCAACTACACGCCAAGGTTTTACATGTTGCTGTTACTGGATCAACTTGACAACGAGACTTGGCATGTGTTTCTTATAAATAGGTCTCCTTTGCCGTGATTCTCATACGATTGAATTGTCTTGTCGTGCTTGGAAGTGGGAAATACCATCAAGTGGCATTTTATGTCGACGCAGCTTTAGTTATGACAACAAACCCGTAACTACCCCTTACACCAATTCTCAGCAAGGGTCCCATCACAAGCATTTGATCAGCAGGGAGGCTTAACAGCAAATTAAACGCCATCAACCTATCTTTAGTTACCCTCTCACAGCATCTACATTCCAGCCCGAGGGCCGTGGTATGaggcttcaagctcatgccAAGGCCGCCACTCCCGGTAACGGTTTAAACGAACATTGACAGCTTTGCAATGCCTTGACGTTCCTGTTAGCCGTAGGGCCTCATTATTAGGTGGGTGTGTAGATAGCATATGATGGAGACGAGACGACGTCAGGGAACTAATGGGTCAACTCGTCTCAACTTTCTGCAAAACGAGAAGGGAACCTGGCATGACAAGGACATGTAGACAAGCAAGTCCAATATCAATATAGAGGATAATAATAAGCAGATGCTCGGTTTGTTCTGCACAAAGAACCTGATCTGCAGTGCTCCGTATATACGTTAGATTAACCAAGTGCCGCTCTAAATACATATGCACCCAAGGGTACATGCTGGCCGTTTCATCCTACGAAAATCCTTATGTCCATACGAGCAAATTAGCGACTGTATCACTCATCATAGTTGAACACAAAGCATGATTTAGTGGGTGTTGAAAAGAAATGGGTATTGTAGCAATAACACTAGTCGACAGGAATCTCTTGGGAAAACAAAAGCTGGGTCATATGTCTATTAGACGTAGCGGCGAAGGAACACATGGCAGCTACATCAGGGGAacttgatcaagacaaacaaCCCATGTGGGTTTTATAGTTTTTCCTCAATACATTAACAATCCAGAAAACCTTCCAACTCGTAGATACCAACAAAAGAAGCAACGTATGTGCGCAAAGGCCTGATATACCCAGACTGCTCCATACCTGAAGAAACGAGAAACCCTCTAAAATGCAGTCATGAAGTCATGACGCCACGCAGGAACCAAAGATTAGATTGGTGCGCGGCCTCGCTTACAGAGCGAAAGCGGCCATGACGagaccagcaacaacggCAATGGGAGCGCCGAAGCGGGCAGCACCAGAGACGGGGACCGGAGTAGGGGTGGGCTGACCATAGACGGGAGGCTGGCCAGCGGGCTGAGTAGGAACAACAGGAGGCTGAACAGGGTGGGTGTAGACGGGAGGGTTGGGAGCAGTGCCGTTGTTGGCAGGGGGAGCGGGAGGAGCAGGGTAGTGGGTCTTGACAACGGGGACAAAGGTGGTGGGAGAACCAGCAGTGTTGTTGCAAGGGACGGTGACGGTCTCGGAAACAGCAACGACGGTGGTCTCGGGGACGGGGTAAGCGGGCTTGGTAGGCTTAGGGGCGACGGAGGAGGGGACCTCGTAGTCGTTCTTGGTCTGAGAGGGCTTGTCCTCGGACTTCTTGGcaccctcgatcttgaaggGGAAAGAGTACTGGAAAACCTCGGGGTTGCTCTCGAGCTTGAGGACGAGACCGTAGACGTTCTGGTCTCCGAGGGTGGAGTCAATGGCCCAGCTGTAGGAAGCAGCGTCGTTGTCAATGCCAGCTGGAGGGTTCGTTAGTGAAACTGATCGAATACGCTGTCGTCTGTCGCCTCTACTCACTggcaatggtcttgatggGGACCTGGGTGTTCTGGGTAGCACCACCGATCAGAGAGATGGAGATCTTCTCGCCGGAGTACTTGGGCTTGGCCTGCCAGGTGATCTCGAGGGTCTTGCCAGCGGAGACCTCCTCCCAGTTGGTGGGAGTGAGAACGGGGTCGAAGTCGGCGACCTGGGCGAGGGCCTTGGCGGCGAAGGCCATGAGGGCGGCGGCGGAGATGGTGAACTGCATTTTGAAGGCTGGATTTAGGAATTACGGTATATAGTAATTGTATCgaaggaaaaagagagacGGGGTTGGATAATAAGAAGCTGTAAAGCAACCTAAAATTATTAAGTATAAAAAAGAGTGTGGTAGGCTGAAAGCCGAAAAGAGTGACTGGTatgaaggtggtggtgaagagggagagaaaaaacaagaagaagcagaggatCAAGCTGGGGTTTTGTGATAAATGCCAGAGGGGGACTGGGTGTGCCATCGAAGCAGGACAGGGGTGGGTATTCACGGTACGTACCCCTAAGACATCTTCCAGAGATCCCGGGTTGGGCTAACCCCTGCGCGACCATTGAGCGCCGAGGGGGGCGCTAGTGCAGGTACCATGCTGGGCTCTTTACTGGGATGGGCTTTGTGTGCCTGCGATATCCACCACACCTCCCAGCCCAGCCCGTGCCTTACAGGACCTAGCTGCACCTGGCTGTTCCTGCGTCGGCGCTTATAGCGTCCATAGCTTAGCACGACGTCGACAAATTCAGGGCACAGAAGGCAACCTAATAGGGCCTCCCCACAAAACACTGTTGGTCGGTGAAGGCGCATGTTCAACGGCTAACGGAACTAGTCCAGGGGCAGGCTCTAAAGTCGGCGCCACAGTGGAGGGCATTGAATCTTGAGACTCACAGACAATGCGGTTCGCTAATTGGCAGTGTTTGCCAAAGCACCCCTGAGCAGGCTTTCTTACTACGCACCAGTCACAGAAACTGCGCTGAAATCCTTTGGAAGCGAAAATCGATGATCCTTCTTCCACAGGTCTCTGGATAGCCCAGCCCAAACCGATCATGGTTAGCAGTTTCATCTACCACAAGAATTAGTCAGGGGAATCATCCAATGGattgccatgatgatacaCCATTGAGTTGTCCCTTGAACACCCATAACAGAATTTCCGTTGTTTATTCCCCCCCTGGTGACCGATTGCGAATCTGGATCTGGAGCAATCTCTGCTAACATGTCTCTGGCCATGCCATGTCTTGTCTGTTCCGTCTTCCCGTCTTAATCGCTAATAGGCATGCGGACCCTATCTTTAGAGGGCCCTGCGGTGGACTGTCCGAATAGATCGGACCATGAGACCGAGATAATACCTGGGATCAGCATTGTTGTACATACTTGCTGCGCTGCAGTGTGCAGCAAATGCACCCGCGCACCTGCTCCTGTAGGCAAACATCCCCTTGTCATCATTCGTCTGAAAACATGGGATGTAATTAAACTTGAGTGGGCGAGGTTCTGTCGATTGGCTACAGGCTGGGGCGCACATGTCGGCGATTCGGAGACCCTTGCTTGGCATTGAATTGGGCCGCCTGTTGGTTCTCTTCCAACTCCTTTCCGATTGCTGACGGACACTGACTGATCCTTTTTTGCCGACTCATGACCCATGTTCGATACTCATCGAGACCTCTTCCCTAACAAGATTACCTAGGATTTCCAAAATCCAGCTCCAGGGTCTCAGGGGTGTTAAGCCGGTTCCCGGGCCTGATCGCCGTGCCCCGATATGATATGGCTATTCTTGTCTCTAATTATCGTCGCTTCCAGGTGTGGCAATCGAGACTCTGTTCAGTGCGTTCGCTTGCTGTCTTTCTTGACTTGTTGTCTTGCATTCCAACTCTTGGCAGGTTTGTGAGCGCATCTGTGCTTTTCCCCTGCTTTTTCTTGTGCGACAGTTTACGTCAGCGTCAAAACCGTCTTGCAACATCGCAAGCAGAACAGGGCAAACAATTGAACCTGAcagggcaaggacaaggtccTATCCGAAACAGGCGTTCGTTCTGTCTGCAGATAATATCAataggtacggagtactgtcGCCAGAAATTCTATGGAATCCCTTGGCCCCGGTATAGAGTTGCAGATGAAACGCCCCAGCTAAACTCTGAGCCGGGTTGACAACGGCTCTGTTTCCACAGCCTGGTAAAAACATACTGGATAACTTACCGAATGGGGGAGTCCCCGAAAAGGTTCAGCGGATGAGTTAGAGTTCCGTATGAGCTCCTCTGTAAAACTCTACTCTAGTACGTattcatcaagcttgatgctggtTGATATCTCAATGCAGCTCGCCTAGCTAAGTGTTGATCACCGAACAATTTGCCATAGGCTTACAGTAAGATTCAAGTAGTCTGCCACACCAAATAGTTTGTATGCCGTTTCTTTCAATCGATTGGGCTTGCTGAAGAAACAATATTCTACAGGCCCTGTGTAGCCGCTGTGGCTCTTGTAGGGCTGCTTATTCCTGTGCTGGCTTGGCATGGACCCTCGATACCTGTAGGTATCGAATAGGCGAGTTCGGCGCACAACGGCTCCAGTGACTAACAAGAGCCTGTTGGCATACCTAAACCCACGATACTACGTGGTATGTGCTGCTTGACGATCGTTTGTGACGTTGAAGTCAAAGGAAATTGAGCCGTTGAAACGATCACAGGGCATTATGGCACCATTTCCGATCTGCCGGCAttgctgttggcgatggctcACGGAGTAATTTAACTGCTCGGCTCGAGCACACAACCAAATCACCAAATACCAATAGTCTCTGCATGAGAAACCAACATGCCCTCAAAAGACAGGATGATTAATTCATTTATGCGAGATGGCTTCGGTGAGAGTTCCACAGCCGAGTCACAACTCCTATGTAGCACATCACTTGGATGCAGCTTTCTCATCCAGTGATTTCAAGTCACTCCAGccgcttcaagctcaataATCCCCTCATGGCCAAAGCGTTCGTTCCTAGCCCCATAAAGAATATGGGTCAGCTCATCTGCTGGCCCCTTGTGCAAGGACCCTCGCCCACTCCGCTTCGATAATGCGTTGACGCCAGAACCTTTTGACTATTGGTGTTAACTTCCATCCACCAATGGAACCGATAGCTACGCCGCATCTAATCTGCGATACAGAATACTCCTTGAAGATTTTGCCTCGAAAATGGACGGTGAGTCCCAATTCAGCAGGCACAAGAATGACGTGCTCTAAGAGGTGTGTGCTGAAGATCACATTGTGGAAGCATAGGTTGCAAGCTGCAGGTGGTctagctaggtaggtacctaggtaagttCCAATGGTCTGTTGCAGTTGAAGAGCAAATTACAGAGCAGAGATCACCCGGATCTTTTAGAGCACCACTGAACCACCTATCAACGTCTCAATACACAATGTCAACTTAATGCAATTAAATCAAGAAATTTTGAACGAATCAAATGCAGACGCCTGAACCGCACTTGGTCAAACGGTTGGCAGAACAGCGTTGACTCCAAACAGCCACAGGTGAGGAGTACAATAGTGCTGGCGACAAACCTTACGTTACCTAACCTTAGCGTCACCTCCACTCCATGTCACTATGGACAGACGGTATGCTTAACGCTTAATAGCAGCTCCCAAAGGTATCTTGGCTAACGGAACGGAGGTTTACTTACGCCACATTGCACTATTCTTGCTAAATTGCACCGGCGGTTTGGGTAACTTTACTGGCACGTTTCCAGAAATTGTCTCGACTGGTGGCCGAGACCTAAGATTGCTTAGATCGAGATGCCCAGAAGCGCCCCTGTACGATCAGATCGATGTTTCGATATTGAAGAAGCCCTAATGTAAGAATGAAAAGCTCGAAATCCATGAAATGGTCGACTTATGCCACCGGAATGTTGGCAAGTCTATGAGTAATGTCTCACGGCCATGTCGGTCGCGGAATGTCTGATAAACTTGGCTGCTTGGCATGGATTTGCACTCAGGTTACGAAACTGACACACAAGGGATGACTTCAAAAGAGACAACACTGGGAAAATGGCCACGATGGTCCCCAATCGCTAGTCTCAGCCGCGACAACACATTAGTCCCGAATCAGTTCGAATGCAATTCATGCCGTAGGCAGAGTAGCCCACTATTGTAAGACCAGATCCTTCTATTTCCAAGATTGAgtcaaaacaaacaaaaggGGACACTTCGGAGACTCCACGGGTAGTTTCTTTCATGGTAAACGGCGCGGCACGCGATCAATAGCCTGAATTGAAGTCTGAACCGAAAGTAGTGGCTGCAGGTTCAATATCCCCCTTTCACAGAAATCAAGAACTGACCAATGCATCCCAAcatcgagactcttgacCGCTTCCAACAGCATGGAAGAATCTAGATCCTAGCCTAGCACTCTTAATGCCTATACAATCGCCgccagctgcagctgaaccAGTCTAAACACTGCGCTCCATCCATGGTAATAAAGGGGCCCAGCAGTCGATTCAGCACGGCGCAATGGAAAATACACAATACACCGGAATGTCGCAGATTGGACGCCGTGGCTGAACTACCGGACGCCCTCTCGCCCCGGTCTCAGAGACGATAATACCGAAAGCTTCTTTCTAACCGTACCAACGAGGTTATCATCTCTTAAAATATCACCGGGGTCAAAATTCAAGGTTCTGTCGGACAATAAGGGTCTGCCTGACATGCTTGGGGAGCCAATGAAACTAAAGATCTTGATTCTGGATGAGAAAAAGATTCGTGTAAGACTTAGGTAAGTTAGCTTAAACTTAGAGGTCTCTTAACTCTCTTGATGTGTTTATTTTGACAAGCTTCTCCATACTCCGTAGTATGAAGTGTTGTTACCCCCAAGCCTTGTTACAGCTCAGGGCGATAGGGGCATCCTGAAGTATCCACTGCTACCAGTAAACTTTACCCCCAAACTTGAGTTTTCCATGAATCAGGGCATCGATTGCCTCAGTGACATCAACTGCCGAAAACATGCTTCTCTGTGATTGGGTTCCCCGGAGATGAGAACCTCAGAATTGCCCAAGTTGGAAGTTGATTGCTTCACTCCACAAACCAAATGATTCCCTTCCCCCCCCCAGTTCCCCAAACTATGGTAGTTTCCGGATCTTCAGGAGTGGCTTTTCGAGCTGGCCAATAGCAGCTTGTCAGTTAATTGCACTCCCTGAATCGTTGACGGTATAATTTTAGGAAGTGCAATTTCATGCGATGCAACCTTCAAAGTTTGATCACTATTCATTTTATGCGCCGACTCGAGTAAGATTAGTCCCTATTTTTAGTTGCATTAATCTTGTGTTCTTTGTTTCGTTCTTTGTCACATTTGCTTGTGCATTCATTGGGTGACGTCTTTCAGCCTCGTGCCCCACCTCCAGATATTCCATCTCACTTCAAGCGCCAAACTCGTCAGCCTTATCACGACTACCTTCCACCCTTGACCTAGCATCATTAAAGAACCAGCCGCATTTTCACGTTGCAATGGCCTCTGAAGACGATCGCCCCAATGATTCGTCCCGGAAT
This genomic interval from Fusarium verticillioides 7600 chromosome 1, whole genome shotgun sequence contains the following:
- a CDS encoding methylenetetrahydrofolate dehydrogenase (NAD+) — translated: MRSQITACFRSLRTFAMATSTVPKTCKVITAETIAKGYLGEVKDTLAKIQGENPCTPTLAAFLANGDPAAVKYAEWSKKTCEENGFNFDLRTVDKELLEEEIMKANEDDDVDGMIVYYPIFPNNPSHDKYIQESVDLGKDVEGLRHKHIHNMYHNIRFIDPPENRKKSILPCTPLAVVKILEYLQIYNPILASGNRLFGKTITVINRSEVNGRPLAALLANDGATVYSVDVTGVQIFTRGEGIKKARHQVEDKEGWKLEDCLPLSDVVIGGVPVESFKVPTELIRDGAVCINFSSYRNFDGPAIKEKASIYVPSVGKVTIAILLRNLVRLIANRPSKDESQKSVEARAEAFADD
- a CDS encoding methylenetetrahydrofolate dehydrogenase (NAD+): MMLAPRPGANAKHSGFNFDLRTVDKELLEEEIMKANEDDDVDGMIVYYPIFPNNPSHDKYIQESVDLGKDVEGLRHKHIHNMYHNIRFIDPPENRKKSILPCTPLAVVKILEYLQIYNPILASGNRLFGKTITVINRSEVNGRPLAALLANDGATVYSVDVTGVQIFTRGEGIKKARHQVEDKEGWKLEDCLPLSDVVIGGVPVESFKVPTELIRDGAVCINFSSYRNFDGPAIKEKASIYVPSVGKVTIAILLRNLVRLIANRPSKDESQKSVEARAEAFADD
- a CDS encoding methylenetetrahydrofolate dehydrogenase (NAD+): MATSTVPKTCKVITAETIAKGYLGEVKDTLAKIQGENPCTPTLAAFLANGDPAAVKYAEWSKKTCEENGFNFDLRTVDKELLEEEIMKANEDDDVDGMIVYYPIFPNNPSHDKYIQESVDLGKDVEGLRHKHIHNMYHNIRFIDPPENRKKSILPCTPLAVVKILEYLQIYNPILASGNRLFGKTITVINRSEVNGRPLAALLANDGATVYSVDVTGVQIFTRGEGIKKARHQVEDKEGWKLEDCLPLSDVVIGGVPVESFKVPTELIRDGAVCINFSSYRNFDGPAIKEKASIYVPSVGKVTIAILLRNLVRLIANRPSKDESQKSVEARAEAFADD
- a CDS encoding MFS transporter, NNP family, nitrate/nitrite transporter; this translates as MGFQIAHLWKAPEVNPISRKARSVPMLNPIDIYGRVFSFSWLGFMLAFWAWYTFPPLLTVTIKQDLHLTPAQIANSNIVSLSATFFLRFLTGPLCDLYGPRRVFAYLILLGCFPIGLAPLVNSATGLYISRFFIGILGATFVPCQVWCTGFFDKNVVGTANALAGGWGNAGGGITYFIMPAVFDSLVAHQGMSPSKAWRVTFIVPLICLIVCGLGMLFLCPDSPMGSWEDQAMLVRKNMEAHGMSSSGDVTPIGTVDRCGSDEEKNPGEARDVKVGDHEHPISRNEAIEFARGEVIVKPTLREALHVCYSPQTIFHVATYACSFGGELAINAILSSYFKKNFPHLDQTKASNYAAIFGFLNFLNRPLGGVIADIIYNKCGRNLWLKKAWIVACGVLTGALLIVIGKVNPSEANGGDIGTLVGLIVVMAIFIEAGNGANFALVPHVHPSANGILSGLTGGGGNIGGIMFAVVFRFMHGGNDYAMGLWVIGIITIALNLAVCWIPPLPKGQIGGH